A region from the Clavibacter sp. A6099 genome encodes:
- a CDS encoding ABC transporter permease — protein sequence MTALRPAREDVRTGGRAGAEVPDDVGDRVARPAPGRATRGVLLRAAVGLVVPVLVVGLWAVVTATGAVPAHLLPAPLDVVRAGVQLAEQGILGRYVAISLQRVLLGFALGATVGLVLGAVVGLSRIGRLLLAPTAGAFRTVPSLAWVPLLLLWMGINEDSKVTLVAIGAMFPVYTTVAGALRHVDPHLVEVGRAFGLTRIPLLLTVQLPAVLPAVVSGLRLALAQSWLFLVAAELLAASMGLGFLLTESSANGRVDRVLLAIVLLAVLGAVTDAVVGLVERVLVRRWG from the coding sequence ATGACCGCGCTCCGGCCCGCGCGGGAGGACGTCCGCACGGGCGGCCGCGCGGGCGCCGAGGTCCCGGACGACGTCGGCGATCGCGTCGCGCGGCCGGCGCCCGGCCGGGCGACCCGTGGCGTCCTCCTCCGGGCCGCCGTGGGCCTCGTCGTCCCCGTCCTTGTGGTCGGCCTCTGGGCGGTCGTCACGGCGACGGGCGCCGTGCCCGCCCACCTCCTGCCCGCGCCGCTCGACGTCGTGCGCGCCGGCGTGCAGCTCGCCGAGCAGGGGATCCTCGGGCGGTACGTCGCCATCTCGCTGCAGCGCGTGCTCCTCGGCTTCGCGCTGGGGGCCACGGTGGGACTCGTGCTCGGGGCCGTCGTCGGGCTGTCTCGGATCGGCCGGCTCCTCCTCGCGCCGACCGCGGGCGCGTTCCGCACGGTGCCGTCGCTCGCGTGGGTGCCGCTGCTGCTGCTCTGGATGGGGATCAACGAGGACTCCAAGGTGACCCTGGTCGCCATCGGCGCGATGTTCCCCGTCTACACGACCGTCGCCGGGGCGCTGCGGCACGTGGATCCGCACCTCGTGGAGGTGGGACGCGCGTTCGGGCTCACGCGGATCCCGCTGCTCCTCACGGTGCAGCTGCCGGCCGTGCTGCCCGCCGTCGTCTCCGGCCTCCGCCTCGCGCTCGCGCAGTCGTGGCTGTTCCTCGTGGCGGCCGAGCTCCTCGCCGCGTCGATGGGGCTCGGCTTCCTGCTCACGGAGTCGTCCGCGAACGGACGCGTCGATCGGGTGCTGCTCGCCATCGTGCTGCTCGCCGTGCTGGGCGCCGTCACCGACGCGGTCGTGGGCCTGGTCGAGCGGGTGCTCGTGCGGCGCTGGGGCTGA
- a CDS encoding aliphatic sulfonate ABC transporter substrate-binding protein, with translation MTRLLPRRSLPALALAGVAAMLLAGCAAGEGSSVAPAAEASADPAGWSADTLTLDWATYNPLSLIVKDQGLVEERLGTDVTVDWVQSAGSNKANELLRAGAVDVGSTAGSAALLNRANGSPIRTIDVYSQPEWTAIVVPKGSPITSVDQLRGADIAATKGTDPYFFLLQTLDQAGIPASDVTIQNLQHADGRAALENGSVDAWAGLDPLMAASEAEAGSTLLYRNVDFATYGFLNATQSFLDASPDLAQAVVDSYEEARAWAVDHPDETAAILAQAAAIDPAVASTVIDRTNLGVDPVPGDAQRAVLERVGPILVESGDVPDQGKVDTALDELFEPRFAEAADAASGSAG, from the coding sequence GTGACCCGTCTCCTGCCCCGCAGATCCCTCCCCGCCCTCGCGCTCGCGGGCGTCGCCGCGATGCTCCTCGCCGGGTGCGCCGCGGGGGAGGGCTCGTCCGTCGCCCCCGCCGCCGAGGCATCCGCGGATCCCGCCGGGTGGAGCGCCGACACGCTCACCCTCGACTGGGCGACCTACAACCCGCTGAGCCTCATCGTGAAGGACCAGGGCCTCGTGGAGGAGCGGCTGGGGACGGACGTGACGGTCGACTGGGTGCAGAGCGCCGGATCCAACAAGGCCAACGAGCTGCTGCGCGCCGGGGCCGTGGACGTGGGATCCACCGCCGGGTCCGCCGCGCTCCTCAACCGGGCCAACGGCTCGCCCATCCGCACCATCGACGTGTACTCGCAGCCCGAGTGGACCGCGATCGTCGTGCCGAAGGGGTCACCCATCACGAGCGTCGACCAGCTCCGCGGGGCCGACATCGCCGCCACGAAGGGCACCGACCCGTATTTCTTCCTGCTGCAGACGCTCGACCAGGCGGGCATCCCCGCCTCCGACGTCACGATCCAGAACCTCCAGCACGCCGACGGCCGCGCCGCGCTCGAGAACGGCTCGGTCGACGCGTGGGCCGGGCTGGACCCGCTCATGGCGGCGAGCGAGGCCGAGGCGGGATCCACGCTGCTGTACCGGAACGTCGACTTCGCGACCTACGGGTTCCTCAACGCCACGCAGTCGTTCCTCGACGCGTCGCCCGACCTCGCGCAGGCCGTCGTCGACTCCTACGAGGAAGCTCGCGCGTGGGCCGTCGACCACCCCGACGAGACCGCGGCGATCCTCGCGCAGGCCGCCGCGATCGACCCCGCCGTCGCCTCCACCGTGATCGACCGCACGAACCTCGGCGTGGATCCCGTCCCCGGCGACGCCCAGCGCGCCGTGCTGGAGCGCGTCGGCCCGATCCTCGTGGAGTCCGGCGACGTGCCGGACCAGGGGAAGGTCGACACCGCGCTCGACGAGCTGTTCGAGCCGCGGTTCGCCGAGGCCGCGGACGCCGCCTCCGGGTCGGCCGGATGA
- a CDS encoding ABC transporter ATP-binding protein, giving the protein MPVTASASRPDRTTAASPAPAPDATAGSAGAVELRGVGRSFAVDGSRARRTVLRDVDLDLAAGDVVAVLGPSGCGKSTLLRQVSGLDRPDAGSIRIDGTPVRDVDQRSAVAFQEPRLLPWRTIRANVRLGLPRDVPRAEGDARVRDLLELTGLAEAADLRPRQVSGGMAQRASLARALARRPRVLVLDEPFGALDALTRLRMQDLLLDVHAAIPTTVLLVTHDVDEALHLADRVVLLGPDPADGAAPGAIVRRVLEVPGARPRDRGDATLAALRAELLEGLGVPGHRAR; this is encoded by the coding sequence ATGCCCGTCACCGCATCCGCATCGCGACCCGACCGGACGACCGCCGCGTCGCCCGCTCCCGCCCCGGATGCGACCGCGGGCTCCGCCGGCGCGGTCGAGCTCCGCGGGGTCGGACGGTCGTTCGCCGTCGACGGATCCAGGGCCCGGCGCACCGTGCTGCGGGACGTGGACCTCGACCTCGCCGCGGGCGACGTCGTCGCCGTCCTCGGGCCGTCCGGCTGCGGCAAGTCGACCCTCCTCCGCCAGGTGAGCGGCCTCGACAGGCCCGACGCCGGATCCATCCGCATCGACGGCACGCCCGTGCGTGACGTCGACCAGCGCTCCGCGGTCGCGTTCCAGGAGCCGCGCCTGCTGCCGTGGCGCACCATCCGCGCCAACGTCCGCCTCGGACTGCCCCGCGACGTGCCGCGCGCCGAGGGCGACGCGCGCGTGCGCGACCTGCTCGAGCTGACCGGCCTCGCCGAGGCCGCCGACCTCCGTCCCCGGCAGGTCTCCGGCGGCATGGCCCAGCGCGCCTCGCTCGCCCGCGCGCTCGCCCGGCGGCCCCGCGTCCTCGTGCTCGACGAGCCGTTCGGCGCGCTCGACGCCCTCACGCGCCTGCGCATGCAGGACCTGCTGCTCGACGTGCACGCCGCGATCCCGACCACGGTCCTCCTCGTCACGCACGACGTGGACGAGGCCCTGCACCTCGCCGACCGCGTGGTGCTGCTCGGCCCGGATCCCGCGGACGGCGCCGCACCCGGCGCGATCGTCCGCCGCGTCCTCGAGGTGCCGGGCGCCCGCCCGCGCGACCGCGGCGACGCGACCCTCGCCGCCCTCCGCGCCGAGCTGCTCGAGGGGCTCGGCGTGCCGGGCCACCGGGCGCGCTGA
- the nusB gene encoding transcription antitermination factor NusB — protein sequence MSARTKARKRALDVLYVADIRGESIPATLAVEQQRAAAEPDRQASWQYAREIAEGFVEHQDEIDELIETYSVNWTLARMPAVDRAILRIGIWEILFNADVPDGVAISESVDLASSLSTDESASFVNGMLARIAATQA from the coding sequence GTGAGCGCACGCACCAAGGCGCGCAAGCGCGCCCTCGACGTCCTCTACGTCGCGGACATCCGCGGCGAGTCCATCCCCGCGACCCTCGCGGTCGAGCAGCAGCGCGCCGCGGCCGAGCCCGACCGCCAGGCCTCGTGGCAGTACGCGCGCGAGATCGCCGAGGGCTTCGTCGAGCACCAGGACGAGATCGACGAGCTCATCGAGACGTACTCGGTGAACTGGACGCTCGCCCGCATGCCCGCCGTCGACCGCGCGATCCTGCGCATCGGCATCTGGGAGATCCTCTTCAACGCCGACGTGCCCGACGGCGTCGCGATCTCGGAGAGCGTGGACCTCGCGTCGTCGCTCTCGACGGACGAGTCGGCCTCGTTCGTGAACGGCATGCTCGCGCGGATCGCGGCGACGCAGGCCTAG
- the efp gene encoding elongation factor P, which yields MASTADIKNGVVLNMDGQLWTVIEFQHVKPGKGGAFVRTKVKNVMSGKVVDRTFNAGAKIETETVDRRDFQYLYADGENFVFMDTSDYDQITLSAAQVGDAKNFMLENQDVTVALHNGEGLYVELPASVVLTITYTEPGLQGDRSTGGTKPATVETGHQIQVPLFLEQGTRVKVDTRTGDYLGRVTD from the coding sequence ATGGCCTCTACCGCTGACATCAAGAACGGCGTCGTCCTCAACATGGACGGCCAGCTGTGGACCGTCATCGAGTTCCAGCACGTCAAGCCGGGCAAGGGCGGCGCGTTCGTGCGCACCAAGGTCAAGAACGTGATGAGCGGCAAGGTCGTCGACCGCACGTTCAACGCGGGCGCGAAGATCGAGACCGAGACGGTCGACCGCCGCGACTTCCAGTACCTCTACGCCGACGGCGAGAACTTCGTGTTCATGGACACGAGCGACTACGACCAGATCACGCTGTCCGCCGCGCAGGTCGGCGACGCGAAGAACTTCATGCTCGAGAACCAGGACGTCACCGTGGCGCTGCACAACGGCGAGGGGCTCTACGTCGAGCTGCCCGCGTCCGTCGTGCTCACCATCACGTACACGGAGCCGGGCCTGCAGGGCGACCGCTCGACGGGCGGCACCAAGCCCGCGACCGTCGAGACCGGGCACCAGATCCAGGTCCCGCTCTTCCTCGAGCAGGGCACGCGCGTCAAGGTGGACACCCGCACGGGCGACTACCTCGGCCGCGTCACCGACTGA
- a CDS encoding type II 3-dehydroquinate dehydratase has protein sequence MSRVLVLNGPNLGRLGSREPDVYGTGSLDDLRRELVAFAPDDVEIDLRQTDDEATLIGWLHEAVDTRTPVIMNPAAFTHYSYALRDAAALVTKAGITLLEVHISNPHAREEFRHTSVISPVATGVIAGLGQGSYLLALAHVVTGTR, from the coding sequence ATGTCACGCGTGCTCGTCCTCAACGGCCCCAACCTCGGACGGCTCGGCAGCCGCGAGCCCGACGTGTACGGCACCGGGTCGCTCGACGACCTCCGCCGCGAGCTCGTCGCGTTCGCGCCCGACGACGTCGAGATCGACCTCAGGCAGACCGACGACGAGGCGACCCTCATCGGCTGGCTGCACGAGGCCGTCGACACGCGCACGCCCGTCATCATGAACCCGGCCGCCTTCACGCACTACTCGTACGCGCTCCGCGACGCCGCGGCGCTCGTCACGAAGGCCGGCATCACGCTCCTCGAGGTGCACATCTCCAACCCGCACGCGCGCGAGGAGTTCCGGCACACCAGCGTCATCTCGCCCGTCGCGACGGGCGTCATCGCGGGGCTCGGGCAGGGCTCGTACCTCCTGGCCCTCGCGCACGTCGTGACCGGCACCCGTTAG
- a CDS encoding SDR family oxidoreductase — protein sequence MTDPAHPDRPRPVALVTGVGRVSGIGAAVAEGLALDGWDVAFTYWSDYDARMPWGRQPEDPARVAESVERAGGRAHGVEADLVDTAAAERILDAVEAGLGPITALVLSHAESVDSALLDTSVESLERHLAVNVRASLQLIQGFARRYRAVPGAGRIVALTSDHVVGNVPYGASKAALDRVVIAAARELEDVRITANLVDPGPTDTGWFTDEIRETLRETTPRGRLAEPRDAAALVCFLVSAEGGWINGQRIRSDGGQSVG from the coding sequence GTGACGGATCCCGCGCATCCCGACCGGCCCCGGCCCGTCGCGCTCGTCACGGGCGTCGGCCGCGTCTCCGGCATCGGCGCCGCCGTCGCGGAGGGCCTGGCCCTCGACGGCTGGGACGTCGCCTTCACCTACTGGTCCGACTACGACGCCCGGATGCCCTGGGGCCGGCAACCCGAGGACCCTGCGCGCGTCGCCGAGTCCGTCGAGCGCGCGGGCGGCCGGGCGCACGGCGTCGAGGCCGACCTCGTGGACACGGCCGCGGCCGAGCGGATCCTCGACGCGGTCGAGGCGGGGCTCGGCCCGATCACGGCGCTCGTCCTCTCGCACGCCGAGTCGGTCGACAGCGCGCTCCTCGACACCAGCGTCGAGAGCCTCGAGCGGCACCTCGCCGTCAACGTGCGGGCGTCGCTCCAGCTCATCCAGGGGTTCGCGCGCCGGTACCGCGCGGTGCCCGGCGCCGGCCGCATCGTCGCGCTCACGAGCGACCACGTCGTCGGCAACGTTCCCTACGGCGCGAGCAAGGCCGCGCTCGACCGCGTCGTCATCGCCGCCGCGCGCGAGCTGGAGGACGTGCGCATCACCGCGAACCTCGTGGACCCCGGGCCCACGGACACGGGCTGGTTCACCGACGAGATCCGCGAGACCCTGCGGGAGACCACGCCGCGCGGCCGCCTCGCCGAGCCCCGCGACGCGGCGGCGCTCGTGTGCTTCCTCGTCTCGGCCGAGGGCGGCTGGATCAACGGCCAGCGCATCCGCTCGGACGGCGGCCAGAGCGTCGGCTGA
- the aroB gene encoding 3-dehydroquinate synthase, with translation MTEPTPTATPTASPAAGSDAVEPDAPTVIRVSGTPGYDVTVGRGLVQGVGALLGPRVRKVLIVHAPALAEEASRLRERLQGDVEVYLAEVPDAEGAKRVEVAAFCWKIMGTTDFTRSDAVITLGGGATTDLGGFVAATWLRGVMLIQIPTTVLAMVDAAVGGKTGINTSEGKNLVGAFYAPTAVIVDLDLLATLPRNEIVTGFAEIVKAGFIAVPEILDIIERDVARVTDPTSPEFRRVVELSIAMKAEVVGEDFTEKGRREILNYGHTLGHAIEHAERYRWRHGAAVAVGMVFAAELSRLTRSLSDEAVDRHRRILDSLDLPTSYPVGRWPTLVASMKRDKKARGDMMRFIVLDGVGRASVLNGPEEALLFAAYQEIGS, from the coding sequence ATGACCGAACCGACCCCCACCGCGACCCCCACCGCGAGCCCCGCCGCCGGGAGCGACGCCGTCGAGCCCGACGCGCCCACCGTGATCCGCGTCTCCGGCACCCCCGGCTACGACGTCACCGTGGGCCGCGGCCTCGTCCAGGGCGTTGGCGCGCTGCTCGGCCCGCGCGTCCGCAAGGTGCTCATCGTGCACGCGCCCGCCCTCGCCGAGGAGGCGTCCCGGCTGCGCGAGCGCCTGCAGGGCGACGTGGAGGTGTACCTCGCGGAGGTGCCCGACGCGGAGGGCGCCAAGCGCGTCGAGGTCGCGGCGTTCTGCTGGAAGATCATGGGCACCACCGACTTCACGCGCTCGGACGCCGTCATCACGCTCGGCGGCGGCGCCACGACCGACCTCGGCGGGTTCGTCGCGGCCACGTGGCTGCGCGGCGTGATGCTCATCCAGATCCCCACGACCGTGCTCGCCATGGTCGACGCGGCCGTCGGCGGCAAGACGGGCATCAACACGTCCGAGGGCAAGAACCTCGTGGGCGCCTTCTACGCGCCGACAGCCGTGATCGTCGACCTCGACCTGCTGGCGACCCTGCCGCGCAACGAGATCGTCACGGGCTTCGCGGAGATCGTGAAGGCCGGGTTCATCGCCGTGCCCGAGATCCTCGACATCATCGAGCGGGACGTTGCGCGCGTCACGGACCCCACGAGCCCGGAGTTCCGCCGCGTCGTCGAGCTGTCGATCGCGATGAAGGCCGAGGTCGTGGGGGAGGACTTCACCGAGAAGGGCCGCCGCGAGATCCTCAACTACGGCCACACGCTCGGCCACGCCATCGAGCACGCCGAGCGCTACCGCTGGCGGCACGGCGCGGCCGTCGCGGTCGGCATGGTCTTCGCGGCCGAGCTCTCGCGCCTCACGCGCTCGCTGTCCGACGAGGCGGTGGACCGGCACCGGCGGATCCTCGACTCGCTCGACCTCCCCACCAGCTACCCGGTCGGCCGCTGGCCCACGCTCGTCGCGAGCATGAAGCGCGACAAGAAGGCGCGCGGCGACATGATGCGGTTCATCGTGCTCGACGGCGTCGGCCGGGCGAGCGTGCTCAACGGGCCCGAGGAGGCGCTGCTGTTCGCGGCGTACCAGGAGATCGGCTCGTGA
- a CDS encoding shikimate kinase, with amino-acid sequence MPVVLIGPPGAGKTTVGRRVAKALGLPFTDTDRAIVQAHGSIADIFREHGEPRFRELERAQVAAALADDGVVSLGGGAVLDPATRADLEACRVVLLTVSEHAVRSRIRGHDRPLVDGLDSWRRIVADREELYRSLADLTIDTSDRPLPRIAREIERFARERQP; translated from the coding sequence GTGCCGGTCGTCCTGATCGGCCCGCCCGGCGCGGGCAAGACCACGGTCGGCCGCCGCGTGGCGAAGGCCCTGGGGCTGCCGTTCACCGACACGGACCGGGCGATCGTCCAGGCGCACGGATCCATCGCCGACATCTTCCGCGAGCACGGCGAGCCGCGATTCCGCGAGCTCGAGCGCGCCCAGGTCGCTGCCGCGCTCGCGGACGACGGCGTCGTCTCGCTCGGCGGGGGAGCCGTCCTCGATCCCGCGACGCGCGCCGATCTGGAGGCCTGCCGGGTCGTGCTCCTCACCGTGAGCGAGCACGCCGTGCGCTCGCGGATCCGCGGCCACGACCGCCCGCTCGTCGACGGCCTCGACAGCTGGCGGCGCATCGTCGCCGACCGCGAGGAGCTCTACCGCTCGCTCGCCGACCTGACCATCGACACCTCCGACCGCCCGCTCCCGCGCATCGCGCGCGAGATCGAGCGCTTCGCCCGGGAGAGGCAGCCATGA
- the aroC gene encoding chorismate synthase, translating into MLRWLTAGESHGPELIAVLEGLPAGVPVSLDGIRADLARRKLGYGRGARMAFEQDELSLSTGVVHGRTLGSPIAVRIGNTEWPKWVDIMSPEPVDPEKLQGARAAALTRPRPGHADLVGMQKYDFDEARPVLERASARETAARVALGAVARAFLAELGITLVSHTLAIGPVRVPEGAPLPTPADVDALDADPLRCFHPETSARMVAEVDDTKSGGDTVGGVVEVLAYDLPPGLGSHVHWDRRLDSKLAAALMGIQAIKGVEVGDGFLTTTRRGSEAHDELFSTAAGIGRSTDRAGGTEGGMSTGTVLRVRAGMKPIATVPRALRTIDTATGGAAPANHQRSDVCAVPAAGVVAEAMVALTLADAVLEKFGGDSVGETLRNLRGYLDAIPEGRRTGADLVDEADAAPPAAPEA; encoded by the coding sequence ATGCTGCGTTGGCTCACCGCCGGGGAATCCCACGGCCCCGAACTCATCGCCGTCCTGGAGGGCCTGCCCGCGGGCGTGCCCGTCAGCCTCGACGGCATCCGCGCCGACCTCGCCCGTCGCAAGCTCGGCTACGGCCGCGGCGCGCGCATGGCGTTCGAGCAGGACGAGCTGAGCCTGTCCACCGGCGTGGTCCACGGGCGCACGCTCGGCAGCCCCATCGCGGTGCGCATCGGCAACACGGAGTGGCCCAAGTGGGTCGACATCATGAGCCCCGAGCCGGTGGATCCGGAGAAGCTGCAAGGCGCGCGCGCCGCGGCCCTCACGCGTCCCCGCCCCGGTCACGCCGACCTCGTGGGCATGCAGAAGTACGACTTCGACGAGGCGCGTCCCGTCCTCGAGCGCGCGAGCGCCCGCGAGACCGCGGCCCGCGTCGCGCTCGGCGCCGTCGCGCGCGCGTTCCTCGCCGAGCTCGGCATCACGCTCGTCAGCCACACGCTCGCCATCGGCCCCGTCCGCGTCCCTGAGGGCGCCCCTCTGCCGACGCCCGCCGACGTGGACGCGCTCGACGCGGATCCGCTGCGCTGCTTCCACCCCGAGACCAGCGCCCGCATGGTCGCGGAGGTCGACGACACGAAGTCCGGCGGCGACACGGTCGGCGGCGTCGTCGAGGTCCTCGCCTACGACCTGCCGCCCGGCCTCGGCTCGCACGTGCACTGGGACCGCCGCCTCGACTCCAAGCTCGCGGCCGCGCTCATGGGCATCCAGGCGATCAAGGGCGTGGAGGTCGGGGACGGCTTCCTCACCACCACGCGCCGCGGATCCGAGGCGCACGACGAGCTCTTCTCCACGGCGGCCGGCATCGGCCGGTCCACGGACCGCGCCGGCGGCACCGAGGGCGGCATGTCGACGGGCACGGTCCTCCGCGTCCGCGCCGGCATGAAGCCCATCGCGACCGTGCCGCGCGCCCTCCGCACCATCGACACCGCCACGGGCGGCGCGGCCCCCGCGAACCACCAGCGCTCCGACGTGTGCGCGGTCCCGGCCGCGGGCGTCGTCGCCGAGGCCATGGTCGCGCTCACGCTCGCCGACGCCGTGCTGGAGAAGTTCGGCGGCGACTCCGTGGGCGAGACACTGCGCAACCTCCGCGGCTACCTCGACGCGATCCCCGAGGGCCGCCGCACCGGCGCCGACCTCGTGGACGAGGCGGACGCCGCGCCGCCGGCGGCACCCGAGGCCTGA
- a CDS encoding shikimate dehydrogenase, which yields MADPRTPAVRLAVLGSPIAHSLSPRLHAAAYAVLGLDWTYEAVECTGADLGGVIAGLGSDWRGLSLTMPLKRDVLPLLDVIDETARLAGAANTLLLERDAAGAVVRRGANTDVAGIVRALGAAGVERSQRAVVLGAGSTAHSAVVALARMGAHEVVVAARRPEQGRELAPLAAELGVALRTAHLDDAAGALREADTVVSTLPGDAAAAVPLPTALPEATVLLDVTYAPWPTGIASAWERAGGRVVPGIDMLVHQALGQVRLFVAGDAERPLPDAERVLAAMLASVGRDPRRPWTGA from the coding sequence ATGGCTGACCCGCGGACGCCGGCCGTGCGGCTGGCGGTCCTCGGCAGCCCCATCGCGCACTCGCTGTCGCCGCGGCTGCACGCAGCGGCATACGCGGTGCTGGGGCTCGACTGGACCTACGAGGCTGTGGAGTGCACGGGGGCGGACCTCGGCGGTGTCATCGCGGGGCTCGGGTCCGATTGGCGAGGCCTCTCGCTCACCATGCCGCTCAAGCGCGACGTGCTGCCGCTCCTCGACGTGATCGACGAGACTGCCCGGCTCGCGGGCGCGGCCAACACGCTGCTGCTCGAGCGCGACGCGGCGGGGGCCGTCGTCCGGCGGGGCGCGAACACGGACGTCGCGGGCATCGTGCGCGCGCTCGGGGCGGCCGGAGTCGAACGCTCGCAGCGGGCCGTCGTGCTCGGCGCCGGATCCACGGCGCACTCGGCTGTCGTCGCGCTGGCCCGCATGGGGGCGCACGAGGTCGTCGTCGCGGCCCGTCGGCCGGAGCAGGGGCGGGAGCTCGCGCCGCTGGCCGCGGAGCTGGGCGTCGCGCTCCGCACCGCCCACCTCGACGACGCGGCGGGCGCGCTCCGCGAGGCCGACACCGTGGTCAGCACCCTGCCGGGCGACGCCGCCGCGGCCGTGCCGCTGCCGACCGCCCTGCCCGAGGCGACCGTGCTCCTCGACGTGACGTACGCGCCGTGGCCCACCGGGATCGCGTCGGCGTGGGAGCGCGCGGGCGGCCGGGTCGTGCCGGGGATCGACATGCTCGTGCACCAGGCGCTCGGCCAGGTGCGGCTGTTCGTCGCGGGCGACGCGGAACGGCCGCTGCCTGACGCGGAGCGCGTGCTGGCGGCGATGCTCGCGAGCGTCGGCCGCGATCCGCGGAGGCCCTGGACCGGCGCCTGA
- the mltG gene encoding endolytic transglycosylase MltG, with the protein MTRRELRALREAAEAQAAAPAPAPASAPASATDDGPRRPAPEARPVGRDAAPRPSADAPRPATEERERVAVPATTATRETPAAPRGAPPRAAAPVAPKPKRRHPKWPYVVLLLVVLFGGAAVIATSLFGPVVSALLTPAEPTDYDGDGSGEVQVVVKTGDTGSTIGDTLASQDVVKTSKAFYQAVVASGGEVVFQPGTYTLRKQMSAASALAMLQDPASQIQAKVTIPEGQTAAQAFELIAEGTGTPVADLEAAASDRAALGIPAEAPNIEGYLFPATYDFPPGTSATDMVKAMVSRTFQALDQAGVAPADRHRVLTLAALIQKEARFEGDFYKVSRVFQNRIAIGMPLQSDATVAYGANSVGRVTTTDAERADDNPWNTYVHPGLPIGPISNPGDLAIKAAIAPADGPWLYFVTVNTITGDTVFSQTYEEHQKAVAQWQQFMKDNPGNG; encoded by the coding sequence ATGACGCGCCGCGAGCTCCGTGCCCTGCGCGAGGCGGCCGAGGCGCAGGCAGCGGCTCCCGCTCCCGCTCCCGCTTCCGCCCCCGCTTCCGCGACGGATGACGGGCCGCGACGCCCGGCGCCCGAGGCGCGTCCCGTCGGACGGGATGCCGCGCCCCGGCCGTCCGCCGACGCTCCGCGACCCGCGACCGAGGAGCGGGAGCGCGTCGCCGTGCCCGCCACCACGGCGACGCGCGAGACGCCGGCCGCCCCTCGTGGCGCACCGCCGCGCGCGGCCGCCCCCGTCGCCCCGAAGCCCAAGCGCCGCCACCCGAAGTGGCCGTACGTCGTGCTGCTGCTCGTCGTGCTGTTCGGCGGTGCGGCCGTCATCGCGACGTCGCTGTTCGGCCCGGTCGTCTCCGCCCTGCTCACGCCCGCCGAGCCGACCGACTACGACGGCGACGGATCCGGCGAGGTCCAGGTGGTCGTCAAGACGGGTGACACCGGCAGCACCATCGGCGACACGCTCGCCTCCCAGGACGTGGTGAAGACGTCGAAGGCGTTCTACCAGGCCGTCGTCGCGTCGGGCGGCGAGGTCGTCTTCCAGCCGGGCACGTACACGCTGCGGAAGCAGATGAGCGCGGCGTCCGCGCTCGCGATGCTCCAGGATCCCGCCAGCCAGATCCAGGCCAAGGTCACCATCCCCGAGGGCCAGACCGCCGCGCAGGCGTTCGAGCTCATCGCGGAGGGCACGGGCACGCCCGTCGCCGACCTCGAGGCCGCCGCGTCGGATCGCGCCGCGCTCGGCATCCCGGCCGAGGCGCCGAACATCGAGGGCTACCTCTTCCCGGCCACCTACGACTTCCCGCCGGGCACCTCCGCGACGGACATGGTGAAGGCGATGGTGAGCCGCACCTTCCAGGCGCTCGACCAGGCCGGCGTCGCGCCCGCCGACCGGCACCGCGTCCTCACGCTCGCCGCGCTGATCCAGAAGGAGGCCCGCTTCGAGGGGGACTTCTACAAGGTGTCGCGCGTCTTCCAGAACCGCATCGCGATCGGCATGCCGCTGCAGTCGGACGCGACGGTCGCCTACGGCGCGAACTCGGTCGGCCGCGTGACGACCACCGACGCCGAGCGCGCCGACGACAACCCGTGGAACACCTACGTGCACCCGGGCCTGCCGATCGGCCCCATCTCGAACCCGGGCGACCTCGCGATCAAGGCGGCGATCGCCCCAGCCGACGGCCCGTGGCTGTACTTCGTCACCGTGAACACCATCACGGGCGACACCGTCTTCTCCCAGACGTACGAGGAGCACCAGAAGGCCGTCGCGCAGTGGCAGCAGTTCATGAAGGACAACCCGGGCAATGGCTGA